TTGGTGTTTTCTTTCTAAATACTTGCATCAAATACCGTGTGAGTCTGTAGTGATTTTTAGGGTCATACGTAGTACCTTGTGCAAAATGCATCAAGTGCCTCAAATGAAGGGTGTGcaatgtgtttgtaaatgaccctttaaaTGTTTGTGCATATGttgaaacattattattttttcctttcaaaAGGATACATTCACAATATTATTTAACAGCACACACAACGAGGGTCATTTTCAAATCCAGCTGCAAGTGCTGTTGCATTAAAATGGAACCAAATGTTTAAAACGTCAGGCTGCCTATTCTACTGAATTGAGTGCAAGTGCACCTGATGCAGAGTAAGCGGTATGTAAGGGGTACTCGGTACACCCAAATGCTCCTTTTAGCACCTGTAGAATCGTATCGTATAGAGAAGCGtacatgttgataaatgcaaggttatgcactttggcaaaaataatataaatgcaagttatacactaaatggcagtgtgttgggagtttccttaaatgaaaaggatcaaggcattttgtagataacacgttgtctaattctgggcagtgtcattctgtggccactaaagcaaataaagttctgtcttgcataaaaaagggcattaactcaagggatgaaaacataattatgcctgtttataggtccctggtgaggcctcatctggagtatgcagtgcagttttggactccagtccttaagagggatataaatgagctggagagagtgcagagactaagtgcaactaaactggttagagggacggaagacttaaattatgagggtagactgtcaaggttggggttgttttctctggaaaaaaggcgcttgcgaggggacatgattacactttacaagtacattagaggacattatagacaaatagcaggggacctttttacccataaagtggatcatcgtaccagaggcctcccctttagactagaagaaaagaactttcatttgaagcaacgtagggggttcttcacagtcaggacagtgaggttgtggaatgcactgccgggtgatgttgtgatggctgattcagttaatgcctttaagaatggcttggatgattttttggacagacataatatcaaaggctattgtgatactaaactctatagttagtataggtatgggtatatagaatttaattaaaagtagggaggggtgtgtgtatggatgctgggttttcatttggaggggttgaacttgatggactttgtcttttttcaacccaatttaactatgtaactataactatgtagcCGCCCACATGCTGCACCTACTGTCCAGGATGGCACACATTGTTGCTGCTTGCCATttactgccagactcaaacatttGTGACTGATTTCAGAGTCAGAAAATTTGCACATTCAGAGGAATAAAGGTTATTGTGGACAACAAATTTGTCACTTTGTTTCTATTCTTTgcattttgtatgttttctcatttagtaaatgatcccttaaGTGAGACCTGGGTCAAGCCGACCAgaagccctaggcaacctgtcagGCCACCTTGCCCCTCCCGTGCTATGACAGCGTGCAGGGGGAGGAGCGTGCACATAGGAGCAGTGGTGGGGTAACAAAGGCACAGATAAGGAGTAATCAAAAGAAGAGGTATGGTCAAATCagtaaaggtgccacacttacactgaatcgccttttgaagcgtcgggtgcacagctgtgttcctctctgccaaggaatatatccacagtaaagcaataaatccagcagcactccaatatgtgattcaattatttattcatgccattagcagagctggatttattgctttacaaaAGAAGAGTTatgcacacccccccccccatcgttCATGccttaggcatgtgcctcttctgccttctgtCCCTTAGTTCCGgtcctgccttaagtgtttggtTTTGATGACTAAGAATGGTATTAAAGGggtcctgtcattggaaaacatgtttttttcaaaacgcatcagttaatagtgctactccagcagaattatgcactgaaatccatttctcaaaagagcaaacagatttttttatattcaattttgaaatctgacatggggctagacattttgtcaatctcccagctgcccctggtcatgtgacttgtgcctgcactttaggagagaaaggctttctggcaggctgctgtttttccttctcaaggtaactgaatgtgtctcagtgggacttgggtttttagtaatgagtgttgttcttagatctaccaggcagctgttatcttgtgttagggagctgctatctggttaccttcccattgttcttttgtttggctgctggggggaaaaagggaggggggtgatatcactccaacttgcagtacagcagtaaagagtgattgaagtttatcagagcacaagtcacatgacttggggcagctggaaaattgacaatatatctagccccatgtcagatttcaaaactgaatataaaaaaatctgtttgctcttttgagaaatggatttcagtgcagaattctgctggagcagcactattaattgattcattttgaaaaaaaatgtttttcccatgacagtatccctttaagaattaggcAAAGCATAAATGTTGatgcagggcacactggtaactcaTGTATCGATCAGACCAAAAATTTGTGgataaaaatgaatactttatttatacaatcatctctcgcctgacacgtttcatgtcactaggacactttggggcccatttacttagctcgagtgaaggaatagaggaaaaaaaacttcgaatttcttctacttccaccttcgactacgattttttcaaactaaaaatcgttcgactattcaaacattcgatagtcgaagtactgtgtctttaaaaaaaacttcaacctaccgaagtcaatgttagcctatggggaaggtccccataggctttgctagcttcttttggtcgaagaaaaatcatttgatcgatggattaaaatccttcgaatcgaacgatcgatgAGTGACTTGCTAGTGGTATTTAATACTTGCGAGGTTCTCACATTGGGAGGATTCATTTACTCCTTGGTAGTTTTCTAAAAACGTTGTGTAGCATTGTCTTGTTGTCACTCTTTGACACATACTCCTTTGAGTACCAAATTATTTCTGAAGCTTTTGGAAGATGCAAATGGATTAAATCTGGTACAGTGTAGATGCACCATATGTGTAAAAGAAATGGCTTCCATAGTAATGAAAACAATGGTCACTTTTTAACAATGCTGCACAGTTGTTATCTGATTATCCAAAAGAAAACATATGTATTTGCTTATTTTAACCAGATTCCCATGATCTGCTTTAGGATCAATTTTAGGTCAGATTACTGCAGTCATAGAGGTAACTGTACTGTATGTCGGAGTGCTTGTCAGGGAGCATGTCATTTcccttaacttgcagtacataATAACCACTAGTTCCAAGTACATTTCTTGGCTCCTGACCTCCTCCCCACCAAAGCAATGTGAGTCATTGATAAGAACATGCTGTAGTCATTAGACTCCAGGAGACACGTCAGGAACGCCACGCTGTAAAGTGAAAGTCCACAGTGCTGCTTTATGGTCAGCCTGCTATAAATAACAGGAGGTGGCACAAGCATCTATCTCACATCCAGATACCAAGTGACCAGGTAAGAAGGGAACGGTAACTTCAGCTGTGAAAGGGATGCAGTTCAATGATAGCTGGCAAtcataaaaggcaaaaaaataacatcccaattttactttcttcaatgaaaaagaaacctatctccaatatactttaattaaaaaatgtgtaacgtttttataagaatgctgactgtatgcagtgaaattctcactttgttttacttgttctgactgctgtggataggaaacttcagacggtccctaaatgctctgcaagggaaacaatcatactttcaaatggcagaggAAAGCCTCCTATCTTACTttccagaactcaagcagctttgtttgtttccctataaagcagccggcgactgtgtagagatttgtatccacagacccagtgcagtctgcatattctgattcttgatcagtcttgctgtattagcttctatggcagatattatttgacttgtgctgttttgataatttatgacgatccctaagcttaacctcccaactgaagcccagaccacactgagcatgtgtgtagtcttggtcttacaaagattgtaaacaaagttacaagatggtgaccccctgcgaccaattttgaaaacataaatcatttgttcatttaagcttctggtgcagtaaattcatgtttatgtttagtatacaaaatatagcatctctagcattattctattttagaatatagttcccctttaaaggggtggttcacctttaagttaacttttagaatgttagtgaatggctgattctaagcaactacTTAATTGGctgtcattttttcttttaaatcatttttaaattatttgtcttcttcttttgactcttttcaactttgaatggggtcactggccccattataaaaacaaaatgctataTAGGGCTaaaatgtactgttatttttactttttattactcatctttctattcaggcctctcctattcatattccagtattgtCTAtaaatttgggccctagcaaccagattgttgaatttgcaaactggagagctgctgaataaaaagccaaatgatcccaaaaccacaaataattaaaaatgaaaaccagttgcatatagtttcagaatatatctctacatcatacttagggtaaggtcacacggggagattcggggagatttagtcgcctgggtgacaatctcccgaattgctttcccctgccttcccgccagctataatgaaaaatagccagtgggatggcactttgtttttcgaagtcgtctgaagtttcctcgggaGGCAACAGGGGTCAAAATGCAAACCATGGATTTTCACTCTTGTAACTTCTCATACAGCAACCCTATGTCCTATGTGCATTATTTCTAGTATTACAATTGTTGGTGCCCATTAAAAGTCTTACCGCCAGATATATTAAAATGTGCTAAGTTTgcacatgagcagtaacccatagcagccaattagATGTTTTGCTAGTGATTggttcctgctgattggtttataTTGGTTAATGCACCTGGACAAATAAGCAGTATAATGACTTTCATTTGCCTAAACCCAATATAGAGAAAATGTATACCACTGAGTCAAACTTTGTAGAGAAACAAACAGAATAGGTAAGATTAAAAAAGCTTACTTTATGATTAATTTGAAGAGCATTTAGCAACTGTGTATCATGCACAAATGCATCCATTGTGATGATTTCAGTATGGGGACCATAAGCCACAGTACTTTTCACTGACCCTTAATTTCTTTCCCTTATCCATTTTTTCTTTATAGATCTGACCTACCCCGGGTTTCAATATGTTGTTGAAGGTGGCAGCTCTCGCTTTGGTTTTATGTGTCATCACAGGTACGTAATAGGGTACAAATATAAGCaaagaaagatgatagatgataactgcagaaataaagtattttaaagaacTATTTTGAAGCAAATATACATGCACTGAACAAATTGTATTGTATGTCATCCTCTCACCGCTTTCTCTTCTTAGGCTCCCAAGCCGATGTCAGAACAGACAAAGTGGTCGGTGCTTTTTGGGACTATGTCTCCCAGCTGCACAGCAGCACCAAAGATACAGTGGAGCAGATCCAGCAGTCGGATATCAGCAAACAACTCAAGTAAGTGAATGAAGCTGAGAGTCACAGATAGTgtaagagaaagagagggatTACAGTATAACATGGACCATAATCATTAAGATCCAGATTCTATAAAATGTtacataaaaagttttatttatgaaTGGCAGATATACAGCAGCCTTTTACTAATAAATTGTATGGATTTTTTTCAATGTGTAtctcataatttaaaaatatctcCAAATTGGGAAGAACAATATGCTTTTCAGTATGTGGAGAGGCCTCGTGTATGGGCAATTAACTTATAAGcgggtattttaaaaaaaaaaatgctcaaggGAGCACTTTCTACATGTTAACTTTAATACTTTAGTTCGCCTGTGAATTTTATTTCTCACTGGACCTTCCATTtattcttttacatttaaaatgatgGGATATGCAGTTGGTTAGGCCCATTATTAACTTGCATTAAAATATTGATTACTACTAATCAGAAATATGACCCATATGTACTCTACCATGGACAGTTACTCAATTCACACTTTGATGGGTGTCATAGGGTAAAAAGGTCTCTTTATTTTTAGTTGATCAGCTCCTATCCTCATAGGCAAAGCATTTCACTGAACTTGCCCATTGTCCTAACAATGCTGTTGACAATCTTATTGCTCCAGTTGAAGTCATGAGTGCTATTCTCTTAACCAGAAAACTGTCTCTAACCCACCTGGTAGACATAACACTGGCTCTCTATATATTCTAAagcttatttatgtttaaataccTTTGCTACCTATGGTGACAGTAATTGAAAAGTCTCTCTTTCCATTTGCAGTGTTCTCATACAGGACAATATGAAAAGTGTGAACCTGTACGCTGGAGAATTACAAAGCCAACTCATTCCTTTTGCAAAGCAGATCCATGACCAGATGACACAAGATTCAGAGAAACTTCGGGAGCAGATACAACAGGAGCTGGAGAAACTCAGAGTGAAGATTTCTCCTTACGCAGATGAAGTACATAAACAAGTGAGCAAGAATTTGGAGGAGCTGCAGCTCAAATTGACTCCTTATGCTGAGGAACTGAAAAGCCAACTAGAGAAGAACACTAACACAATAAGTCAGCAACTTAGGTCAGTTGTAGAAGAAATGGATGCTAAGATTAGGGAGAATGCAGGAAATTTGCAAGAGTCTTTGGCTCCATATTCAGTAAAACTCCAGAACCAAATAGATGAGAGTGTAGACCAACTTAGAAAGCAACTTAACCCTTACACTGATGAAGTGAGAGACAAAATTGGCCATCAAGTACAAAAGCTACGTGAGAGTCTGAGCCCTTATGCAGAGGAGATGCAGGAGAGTTTGGCCAAGCAGATAGAGAGCATGGAATTCCAAATGAGAAAGAGTGTTGAGCAAGTGGACACCCAGATAAAAGAGTTCACAGAGCAGTTAAAAAATCAATTAAGCCCTTATGCAGATGAGTTGAAAGTGAAACTCCAAGAAAATGCTATGGATGCCAAGCAAACACTTGAGCCATATCTCACTGAGATAAGCCAGCAGATGGACCAGAAGATTGCAGAGTTTAAAGTTAGTATTACCCCCTATGGAGAGGCACTCAACAAAGGTCTAGTCCAGAGGGTAGAAGACATGAAGCAGAAATTTGGGAAATACACAGTGACTGTGCAAGATCAAATGGAATACCTAGAAAAAGATATCAGAGAAAAGTTTAGCGACTTCATTAATAAAGGTATTACTACTGAAAACTGAAAACACTTTATAGGCCCAAATTATCATCAGACAATGGTGTTCATTACAACTTGCACTACCTGCATGCCATGTCAAACTTGAAAAAGAACTGTGGGTCCTGCTAGAAACACCCAGAACTTCCAGCATACTGAAAAGAAAgttagaaataaatgaaaaagcgAAGAAAATGCATATTGTAATAAGCATTGTAATAACAAAGATTACTCTCTGTTAACTAATGTGCCTGATGAAGTGATGGGACCATGAGTTTCAGCATAGCTTTATGTTTCTCATGCATTAACAGTAAAAATTAGACAATTTACAACCCAAAAAGATGCCATTTTAAGTCTGATGTACTTGTATCTTTATCATTATGCCTGGTATGAAGCTCCTCAACAACaacatatcatcatcatcatcatttatttatatagcgctgtcaacaTATGACCCTGTAATGTCTACCTTTCTTTCCAGAGTTGATATGCATGCAATTCATGAATGCTTCTCAATAAAAATGCAACCAAGCAATGCAAAACACGTTCTCATTATTTGGCTGCTACACATGTTTATTGTGAGACACAAACAGTTTTACTTAGATAAGTatgggatgggacctgttatccagaatgctcgggacctggggctttccgggtagcagatctttccatagattaagtctactagaaaatcatgtaaacattaagtaaaccaataggctgggttagcttccaataaggattaattatatcttagttgggatcaagtccaaggtactgttttattattacagaggaaaatgaaataatatttaaaaaattttattatttggataaaatggagtctaagggagacggcctttccataattcagagctttctggataacaggttttcggataagtgatcccatacctgtattacaaaattTTGTATTGCAGAATTTTTATTAGATTTGTCTAATGGGTAACATATTAATAGGAAAATCTAATTGGTTAAAATTACTGTAACAAAATAATGCAGACATACATCTTGCTATGGCAATCATTTTTTCTGTTTAAGTGCAGATCAGATGTAGAGCTGTCAATAACTAGGTCTCGAGCACTTGTTATCTGGTCGTAAGCCTCTGTAGATTTCTTTTTACATTGCCTCAAAGTAAGTCTTGGGGGACATTGTCAAGTGTCAGAAATAAGCATCAGTGTTGCTACAGTATCTGTACTAATTACACTAACCCCTGCTAAAGTTAGGTGTGATATCGACATATCTTGGCAGTGTGTCCAATCCCAACTCCAAAACCTAGATCTTAACCAAATCTGCTACAATATATTTTACTGCCCTGTGCAGTATATCACTGTGCTGTTCCCTCCTCCACTAATATAATCTGTTATTTTGAGGTATCAGTGGGCCTAGGGTGATTCTACACTCCATGCCACCCAGGGGTGGCCTCCCTATTGCTGCACCCCTCACCCACATGTGAC
This sequence is a window from Xenopus laevis strain J_2021 chromosome 7S, Xenopus_laevis_v10.1, whole genome shotgun sequence. Protein-coding genes within it:
- the apoa4.S gene encoding uncharacterized protein LOC399000 precursor (The RefSeq protein has 1 substitution compared to this genomic sequence) — encoded protein: MLLKVAALALVLCAITGSQADVRTDKVVGAFWDYVSQLHSSTKDTVEQIQQSDISKQLNVLIQDNMKSVNLYAGELQSQLIPFAKQIHDQMTQDSEKLREQIQQELEKLRVKISPYADEVHKQVSKNLEELQLKLTPYAEELKSQLEKNTNTISQQLRSVVEEMDAKIRENAGNLQESLAPYSVKLQNQIDESVDQLRKQLNPYTDEVRDKIGHQVQKLRESLSPYAEEMQESLAKQIESMEFQMRKSVEQVDTQIKEFTEQLKNQLSPYADELKVKLQENAMDAKQTLEPYLTEISQQMDQKIAEFKVSITPYGEALNKGLVQRVEDMKQKFGKYTVTVQDQMEYLEKDIREKFSDFINKGITTEN